The following are from one region of the Diceros bicornis minor isolate mBicDic1 chromosome 37, mDicBic1.mat.cur, whole genome shotgun sequence genome:
- the STK11IP gene encoding serine/threonine-protein kinase 11-interacting protein isoform X3 → MTTAPRDCLVWKLAGLLRESGDVVLSGCSTLSLLTATLQQLNHVFELHLGPWGPGQTGFVALPSHPADSPIILQLQFLFDVLQKTLSLKLVHVPGPGLPGPIKIFPFKSLRQLELRGVPLHCLHGLRGIYSQLETLICSRSIQALEEILSACGGDLCSALPWLALLSADFSYNALTALDSSLRLLSALRFLNLSHNQVQDCEGFLMDLSELHHLNISYNHLRSVPRMGPSGAALATLILRGNELRSLHGLEQLRNLRHLDVAYNLLEGHRELSPLWLLAELRKLYLEGNPLWFHPAHRAATAQYLSPRAKDAAPGFLLDGKVLVLTDFQTSTSSGLGSTAPPPPWPVGSTSETSGGPDLSDSLSSGSAAVQPPLRKVKSRVRVRRASISEPSDTDPEPRTLDPSPAGWFVQQHRELELMNSFRKRFGRDWLQYRNHLETSGTPVVAASETPALSTLRPDALSPETAPGPPPPEKESPEEMAEEVSVEPEPQEEEEMEEQGKEEEGKEEEEEQSEVEAELCRPMLVCPLEGPEGVRGRERFLRITSGHLIEVELQAARTLERLELQSLEAAEVEPETPTRREPVPEGADPLPGAPVLVLRFSYICPDRQWRRYVVLEPDAHAAIQELLAVLSPAASVAQRQLGEARDPLAGRLQCLRCRHEFKPEEPRLGLDSEEGWRPVWGKTESPAVCPNCGSDHVVLLALSLGTPNMERRKGEPSPAPSPSPSAGHDPPGRSDHSDRADSAPSQAPVSHDHHSWSLSPPPERCGLRSVDHRLRLFLDVEVFTDAQEEFQCCVKVPLLLAGHPGEFLCLVVVSDHRLYVLKVTGEICGPPASWLQPTLAVPLQDLSGIELGLAGQSLRLEWAGGAGSCVLLPRDAKHCRAFLEELSDVLQSLPSTRRSSISTTQEEVTPKHRLWPLLERDSSSEPRRFFYLRVFLVEGSATCPVSLLLTLSTLYLLDEDLVGFQAEPPLAAASGEASEKAPPSGPGPSMRVREQQPLSSLSSVLLYRTAPEELRLVFYDEVSRLESFWALRVVCPEQLTALLAWIREPWEELFSIGLRTVTQEALDLDR, encoded by the exons ATGACGACCGCCCCGCGGGACTGCCTGGTGTGGAAGCTCGCGGGGCTCCTGCGGGAGTCCG GGGACGTGGTCCTATCTGGCTGTAGCACCCTGAGCCTGCTGACTGCCACACTGCAGCAGCTGAACCACGTATTCGAGCTACATCTGGGGCCATGGGGCCCTGGCCAGACAGGCTTTGTggccctgccctcccaccccGCCGACTCCCCCATCATCCTCCAGCTTCAGTTCCTCTTCGATGTGCTGCAGAAAACGCTTTCACTCAAG ctggTCCATGTCCCTGGTCCTGGCCTCCCAGGGCCTATCAAGATTTTTCCCTTCAAGTCCCTTCGGCAGCTGGAG CTCCGAGGTGTCCCCCTCCACTGCCTCCATGGCCTCCGTGGCATTTACTCCCAGCTGGAGACCCTGATTTGCAGCAGGAGCATCCAGGCATTAGAG GAGATCCTCTCGGCCTGCGGTGGTGACCTCTGCTCCGCCCTGCCGTGGCTGGCTCTGCTTTCTGCTGACTTCAGCTACAACGCGCTGACTGCCTTAGACAGCTCCCTG cgtctcttgtcagctctgcgCTTCTTGAACCTGAGCCACAATCAAGTCCAGGACTGCGAGGGCTTCCTGATG GACTTGTCTGAGCTCCACCACCTGAACATCTCCTATAACCACCTGCGTTCCGTGCCAAGAATGGGACCCTCGGGGGCTGCTCTGGCGACCCTGATACTGCGAGGCAATGAGCTCCGCAGCCTGCATG gcctggagcagctgaGGAACCTGCGGCACCTGGATGTGGCGTACAACCTGCTGGAAGGACACCGGGAGCTGTCGCCGCTGTGGCTGCTGGCTGAGCTCCGCAAG CTCTACCTGGAGGGGAACCCTTTGTGGTTCCACCCTGCGCACCGAGCGGCCACCGCCCAGTACTTGTCTCCCcgggccaaggatgctgctccCGGC TTCCTTCTCGATGGAAAGGTCTTGGTACTGACTGATTTTCAG ACCTCCACATCCTCAGGGCTTGGCTCCACGGCTCCACCCCCGCCCTGGCCAGTGGGGAGTACCAGCGAAACCTCAGGTGGCCCGGATTTGAGTGACAGCCTCTCCTCAGGGAGTGCTGCGGTCCAGCCCCCACTTCGTAAGGTGAAG AGCCGAGTCCGTGTGAGGCGGGCCAGTATCTCGGAACCCAGTGATACGGACCCAGAGCCCCGGACTCTGGACCCCTCCCCGGCTG GATGGTTTGTGCAGCAGCATCGGGAACTTGAACTCATGAACAGCTTCCGGAAACGGTTCGGCCGTGATTGGCTGCAGTATAGGAATCACCTGGAGACCTCTGGGACCCCCGTTGTGGCTGCCTCCGAGACCCCTGCCCTCAGCACCCTGCGCCCAGATGCCCTGAGCCCAGAGACTGCACCTGGCCCTCCGCCCCCAGAGAAGGAGTCACCCGAGGAAATGGCAGAGGAAGTCAGCGTGGAACCAGAGccacaggaggaagaggagatggaagaacagggaaaagaggaggaaggaaaggaggaggaggaggagcagagtgAAGTAGAAG CGGAGCTCTGTCGCCCCATGTTGGTGTGTCCCCTGGAGGGCCCTGAGGGCGTTCGGGGCCGGGAACGCTTTCTCCGGATCACTTCTGGCCACCTGATTGAGGTGGAGCTCCAAGCGGCTCGAACCCTGGAACGGCTCGAGCTCCAGAGTCTGGAGGCAGCTGAGGTGGAGCCCGAGACCCCAACCCGGAGAGAACCAGTGCCCGAG GGTGCAGACCCGCTCCCCGGAGCCCCCGTCCTCGTGCTGCGCTTCTCCTACATTTGCCCTGACCGCCAGTGGCGTCGCTATGTGGTGCTGGAGCCTGATGCCCACGCGGCCATCCAG GAACTGCTTGCTGTGTTGAGCCCAGCAGCCAGCGTGGCTCAGCGTCAGCTTGGGGAGGCAAGGGACCCGCTGGCGGGCAGACTCCAGTGTCTGCGTTGTCGCCACGAGTTCAAGCCAGAGGAGCCCAGGCTGGGACTGGACAGTGAGGAAGGCTGGaggcctgtgtgggggaagacaG AATCTCCTGCAGTGTGTCCGAACTGTGGTAGTGATCATGTGGTtctcctggctctgtccctgggCACCCCCAACATGGAGCGGAGAAAGGGAGAGCCATCGCCAGCTCCTTCGCCATCTCCCAGTGCTGGGCATGACCCTCCTGGCCGCAGTGACCACAGCGACAGGGCCGACAGTGCCCCGTCTCAGGCACCAGTCTCCCATGACCACCACAGTTGGAGCCTTAGTCCCC CCCCTGAGCGCTGTGGCCTCCGCTCTGTGGACCACCGGCTCCGGCTCTTCCTGGACGTGGAGGTGTTCACTGATGCCCAGGAGGAGTTCCAGTGCTGCGTCAAG GTGCCACTGCTGTTGGCAGGCCACCCTGGGGAGTTTCTGTGTCTCGTGGTTGTGTCTGACCACAGGCTTTATGTGTTGAAGGTGACAGGGGAGATCTG CGGGCCTCCAGCTAGCTGGCTACAGCCAACCCTGGCTGTTCCCCTGCAGGATCTGAGCGGCATAGAGCTGGGCCTAGCAGGACAGAGCCTGCGGCTGGAGTGGGCGGGTGGAGCGGGCAGCTGTGTTCTGCTGCCCCGAGATGCCAAGCATTGCCGGGCCTTCCTAGAGGAGCTCAGCG ATGTCTTGCAGTCTCTGCCCTCAACCCGGAGGAGCAGCATTAGCACCACACAGGAGGAGGTAACCCCGAAGCACCGGCTCTG GCCATTGCTGGAAAGAGACTCTTCCTCCGAGCCTCGCCGGTTCTTCTACCTTCGGGTCTTCCTGGTTGAAG GCTCTGCTACCTGCCCTGTGTCCCTGTTGCTGACTCTCTCCACCCTGTACTTGTTGGATGAGGACCTTGTAGGGTTCCAGGCAGAGCCGCCTCTTGCAGCAGCATCTGGAGAGGCCTCTGAGAAGGCCCCACCCTCTGGGCCAGGCCCTTCCATGCGTGTCCGGGAGCAGCAGCCTCTCAGCAGTCTGAGCTCCGTGTTGCTCTACCGCACGGCCCCGGAGGAGCTGCGGCTGGTCTTCTACGATgag GTGTCCCGGCTGGAGAGTTTTTGGGCCCTCCGCGTTGTGTGTCCAGAGCAGCTGACAGCCCTGCTGGCCTGGATCCGGGAGCCCTGGGAGGAGCTGTTTTCCATTGGACTCCGGACTGTGACCCAAGAGGCTCTAGACCTTGACCGGTGA
- the STK11IP gene encoding serine/threonine-protein kinase 11-interacting protein isoform X1 produces the protein MTTAPRDCLVWKLAGLLRESGDVVLSGCSTLSLLTATLQQLNHVFELHLGPWGPGQTGFVALPSHPADSPIILQLQFLFDVLQKTLSLKLVHVPGPGLPGPIKIFPFKSLRQLELRGVPLHCLHGLRGIYSQLETLICSRSIQALEEILSACGGDLCSALPWLALLSADFSYNALTALDSSLRLLSALRFLNLSHNQVQDCEGFLMDLSELHHLNISYNHLRSVPRMGPSGAALATLILRGNELRSLHGLEQLRNLRHLDVAYNLLEGHRELSPLWLLAELRKLYLEGNPLWFHPAHRAATAQYLSPRAKDAAPGFLLDGKVLVLTDFQTSTSSGLGSTAPPPPWPVGSTSETSGGPDLSDSLSSGSAAVQPPLRKVKSRVRVRRASISEPSDTDPEPRTLDPSPAGWFVQQHRELELMNSFRKRFGRDWLQYRNHLETSGTPVVAASETPALSTLRPDALSPETAPGPPPPEKESPEEMAEEVSVEPEPQEEEEMEEQGKEEEGKEEEEEQSEVEAELCRPMLVCPLEGPEGVRGRERFLRITSGHLIEVELQAARTLERLELQSLEAAEVEPETPTRREPVPEGADPLPGAPVLVLRFSYICPDRQWRRYVVLEPDAHAAIQELLAVLSPAASVAQRQLGEARDPLAGRLQCLRCRHEFKPEEPRLGLDSEEGWRPVWGKTESPAVCPNCGSDHVVLLALSLGTPNMERRKGEPSPAPSPSPSAGHDPPGRSDHSDRADSAPSQAPVSHDHHSWSLSPPPERCGLRSVDHRLRLFLDVEVFTDAQEEFQCCVKVPLLLAGHPGEFLCLVVVSDHRLYVLKVTGEICGPPASWLQPTLAVPLQDLSGIELGLAGQSLRLEWAGGAGSCVLLPRDAKHCRAFLEELSDVLQSLPSTRRSSISTTQEEVTPKHRLWPLLERDSSSEPRRFFYLRVFLVEGSATCPVSLLLTLSTLYLLDEDLVGFQAEPPLAAASGEASEKAPPSGPGPSMRVREQQPLSSLSSVLLYRTAPEELRLVFYDEVSRLESFWALRVVCPEQLTALLAWIREPWEELFSIGLRTVTQEALDLDRYQ, from the exons ATGACGACCGCCCCGCGGGACTGCCTGGTGTGGAAGCTCGCGGGGCTCCTGCGGGAGTCCG GGGACGTGGTCCTATCTGGCTGTAGCACCCTGAGCCTGCTGACTGCCACACTGCAGCAGCTGAACCACGTATTCGAGCTACATCTGGGGCCATGGGGCCCTGGCCAGACAGGCTTTGTggccctgccctcccaccccGCCGACTCCCCCATCATCCTCCAGCTTCAGTTCCTCTTCGATGTGCTGCAGAAAACGCTTTCACTCAAG ctggTCCATGTCCCTGGTCCTGGCCTCCCAGGGCCTATCAAGATTTTTCCCTTCAAGTCCCTTCGGCAGCTGGAG CTCCGAGGTGTCCCCCTCCACTGCCTCCATGGCCTCCGTGGCATTTACTCCCAGCTGGAGACCCTGATTTGCAGCAGGAGCATCCAGGCATTAGAG GAGATCCTCTCGGCCTGCGGTGGTGACCTCTGCTCCGCCCTGCCGTGGCTGGCTCTGCTTTCTGCTGACTTCAGCTACAACGCGCTGACTGCCTTAGACAGCTCCCTG cgtctcttgtcagctctgcgCTTCTTGAACCTGAGCCACAATCAAGTCCAGGACTGCGAGGGCTTCCTGATG GACTTGTCTGAGCTCCACCACCTGAACATCTCCTATAACCACCTGCGTTCCGTGCCAAGAATGGGACCCTCGGGGGCTGCTCTGGCGACCCTGATACTGCGAGGCAATGAGCTCCGCAGCCTGCATG gcctggagcagctgaGGAACCTGCGGCACCTGGATGTGGCGTACAACCTGCTGGAAGGACACCGGGAGCTGTCGCCGCTGTGGCTGCTGGCTGAGCTCCGCAAG CTCTACCTGGAGGGGAACCCTTTGTGGTTCCACCCTGCGCACCGAGCGGCCACCGCCCAGTACTTGTCTCCCcgggccaaggatgctgctccCGGC TTCCTTCTCGATGGAAAGGTCTTGGTACTGACTGATTTTCAG ACCTCCACATCCTCAGGGCTTGGCTCCACGGCTCCACCCCCGCCCTGGCCAGTGGGGAGTACCAGCGAAACCTCAGGTGGCCCGGATTTGAGTGACAGCCTCTCCTCAGGGAGTGCTGCGGTCCAGCCCCCACTTCGTAAGGTGAAG AGCCGAGTCCGTGTGAGGCGGGCCAGTATCTCGGAACCCAGTGATACGGACCCAGAGCCCCGGACTCTGGACCCCTCCCCGGCTG GATGGTTTGTGCAGCAGCATCGGGAACTTGAACTCATGAACAGCTTCCGGAAACGGTTCGGCCGTGATTGGCTGCAGTATAGGAATCACCTGGAGACCTCTGGGACCCCCGTTGTGGCTGCCTCCGAGACCCCTGCCCTCAGCACCCTGCGCCCAGATGCCCTGAGCCCAGAGACTGCACCTGGCCCTCCGCCCCCAGAGAAGGAGTCACCCGAGGAAATGGCAGAGGAAGTCAGCGTGGAACCAGAGccacaggaggaagaggagatggaagaacagggaaaagaggaggaaggaaaggaggaggaggaggagcagagtgAAGTAGAAG CGGAGCTCTGTCGCCCCATGTTGGTGTGTCCCCTGGAGGGCCCTGAGGGCGTTCGGGGCCGGGAACGCTTTCTCCGGATCACTTCTGGCCACCTGATTGAGGTGGAGCTCCAAGCGGCTCGAACCCTGGAACGGCTCGAGCTCCAGAGTCTGGAGGCAGCTGAGGTGGAGCCCGAGACCCCAACCCGGAGAGAACCAGTGCCCGAG GGTGCAGACCCGCTCCCCGGAGCCCCCGTCCTCGTGCTGCGCTTCTCCTACATTTGCCCTGACCGCCAGTGGCGTCGCTATGTGGTGCTGGAGCCTGATGCCCACGCGGCCATCCAG GAACTGCTTGCTGTGTTGAGCCCAGCAGCCAGCGTGGCTCAGCGTCAGCTTGGGGAGGCAAGGGACCCGCTGGCGGGCAGACTCCAGTGTCTGCGTTGTCGCCACGAGTTCAAGCCAGAGGAGCCCAGGCTGGGACTGGACAGTGAGGAAGGCTGGaggcctgtgtgggggaagacaG AATCTCCTGCAGTGTGTCCGAACTGTGGTAGTGATCATGTGGTtctcctggctctgtccctgggCACCCCCAACATGGAGCGGAGAAAGGGAGAGCCATCGCCAGCTCCTTCGCCATCTCCCAGTGCTGGGCATGACCCTCCTGGCCGCAGTGACCACAGCGACAGGGCCGACAGTGCCCCGTCTCAGGCACCAGTCTCCCATGACCACCACAGTTGGAGCCTTAGTCCCC CCCCTGAGCGCTGTGGCCTCCGCTCTGTGGACCACCGGCTCCGGCTCTTCCTGGACGTGGAGGTGTTCACTGATGCCCAGGAGGAGTTCCAGTGCTGCGTCAAG GTGCCACTGCTGTTGGCAGGCCACCCTGGGGAGTTTCTGTGTCTCGTGGTTGTGTCTGACCACAGGCTTTATGTGTTGAAGGTGACAGGGGAGATCTG CGGGCCTCCAGCTAGCTGGCTACAGCCAACCCTGGCTGTTCCCCTGCAGGATCTGAGCGGCATAGAGCTGGGCCTAGCAGGACAGAGCCTGCGGCTGGAGTGGGCGGGTGGAGCGGGCAGCTGTGTTCTGCTGCCCCGAGATGCCAAGCATTGCCGGGCCTTCCTAGAGGAGCTCAGCG ATGTCTTGCAGTCTCTGCCCTCAACCCGGAGGAGCAGCATTAGCACCACACAGGAGGAGGTAACCCCGAAGCACCGGCTCTG GCCATTGCTGGAAAGAGACTCTTCCTCCGAGCCTCGCCGGTTCTTCTACCTTCGGGTCTTCCTGGTTGAAG GCTCTGCTACCTGCCCTGTGTCCCTGTTGCTGACTCTCTCCACCCTGTACTTGTTGGATGAGGACCTTGTAGGGTTCCAGGCAGAGCCGCCTCTTGCAGCAGCATCTGGAGAGGCCTCTGAGAAGGCCCCACCCTCTGGGCCAGGCCCTTCCATGCGTGTCCGGGAGCAGCAGCCTCTCAGCAGTCTGAGCTCCGTGTTGCTCTACCGCACGGCCCCGGAGGAGCTGCGGCTGGTCTTCTACGATgag GTGTCCCGGCTGGAGAGTTTTTGGGCCCTCCGCGTTGTGTGTCCAGAGCAGCTGACAGCCCTGCTGGCCTGGATCCGGGAGCCCTGGGAGGAGCTGTTTTCCATTGGACTCCGGACTGTGACCCAAGAGGCTCTAGACCTTGACCG gtatcaataa
- the STK11IP gene encoding serine/threonine-protein kinase 11-interacting protein isoform X2: MTTAPRDCLVWKLAGLLRESGDVVLSGCSTLSLLTATLQQLNHVFELHLGPWGPGQTGFVALPSHPADSPIILQLQFLFDVLQKTLSLKLVHVPGPGLPGPIKIFPFKSLRQLELRGVPLHCLHGLRGIYSQLETLICSRSIQALEEILSACGGDLCSALPWLALLSADFSYNALTALDSSLRLLSALRFLNLSHNQVQDCEGFLMDLSELHHLNISYNHLRSVPRMGPSGAALATLILRGNELRSLHGLEQLRNLRHLDVAYNLLEGHRELSPLWLLAELRKLYLEGNPLWFHPAHRAATAQYLSPRAKDAAPGFLLDGKVLVLTDFQTSTSSGLGSTAPPPPWPVGSTSETSGGPDLSDSLSSGSAAVQPPLRKSRVRVRRASISEPSDTDPEPRTLDPSPAGWFVQQHRELELMNSFRKRFGRDWLQYRNHLETSGTPVVAASETPALSTLRPDALSPETAPGPPPPEKESPEEMAEEVSVEPEPQEEEEMEEQGKEEEGKEEEEEQSEVEAELCRPMLVCPLEGPEGVRGRERFLRITSGHLIEVELQAARTLERLELQSLEAAEVEPETPTRREPVPEGADPLPGAPVLVLRFSYICPDRQWRRYVVLEPDAHAAIQELLAVLSPAASVAQRQLGEARDPLAGRLQCLRCRHEFKPEEPRLGLDSEEGWRPVWGKTESPAVCPNCGSDHVVLLALSLGTPNMERRKGEPSPAPSPSPSAGHDPPGRSDHSDRADSAPSQAPVSHDHHSWSLSPPPERCGLRSVDHRLRLFLDVEVFTDAQEEFQCCVKVPLLLAGHPGEFLCLVVVSDHRLYVLKVTGEICGPPASWLQPTLAVPLQDLSGIELGLAGQSLRLEWAGGAGSCVLLPRDAKHCRAFLEELSDVLQSLPSTRRSSISTTQEEVTPKHRLWPLLERDSSSEPRRFFYLRVFLVEGSATCPVSLLLTLSTLYLLDEDLVGFQAEPPLAAASGEASEKAPPSGPGPSMRVREQQPLSSLSSVLLYRTAPEELRLVFYDEVSRLESFWALRVVCPEQLTALLAWIREPWEELFSIGLRTVTQEALDLDRYQ; the protein is encoded by the exons ATGACGACCGCCCCGCGGGACTGCCTGGTGTGGAAGCTCGCGGGGCTCCTGCGGGAGTCCG GGGACGTGGTCCTATCTGGCTGTAGCACCCTGAGCCTGCTGACTGCCACACTGCAGCAGCTGAACCACGTATTCGAGCTACATCTGGGGCCATGGGGCCCTGGCCAGACAGGCTTTGTggccctgccctcccaccccGCCGACTCCCCCATCATCCTCCAGCTTCAGTTCCTCTTCGATGTGCTGCAGAAAACGCTTTCACTCAAG ctggTCCATGTCCCTGGTCCTGGCCTCCCAGGGCCTATCAAGATTTTTCCCTTCAAGTCCCTTCGGCAGCTGGAG CTCCGAGGTGTCCCCCTCCACTGCCTCCATGGCCTCCGTGGCATTTACTCCCAGCTGGAGACCCTGATTTGCAGCAGGAGCATCCAGGCATTAGAG GAGATCCTCTCGGCCTGCGGTGGTGACCTCTGCTCCGCCCTGCCGTGGCTGGCTCTGCTTTCTGCTGACTTCAGCTACAACGCGCTGACTGCCTTAGACAGCTCCCTG cgtctcttgtcagctctgcgCTTCTTGAACCTGAGCCACAATCAAGTCCAGGACTGCGAGGGCTTCCTGATG GACTTGTCTGAGCTCCACCACCTGAACATCTCCTATAACCACCTGCGTTCCGTGCCAAGAATGGGACCCTCGGGGGCTGCTCTGGCGACCCTGATACTGCGAGGCAATGAGCTCCGCAGCCTGCATG gcctggagcagctgaGGAACCTGCGGCACCTGGATGTGGCGTACAACCTGCTGGAAGGACACCGGGAGCTGTCGCCGCTGTGGCTGCTGGCTGAGCTCCGCAAG CTCTACCTGGAGGGGAACCCTTTGTGGTTCCACCCTGCGCACCGAGCGGCCACCGCCCAGTACTTGTCTCCCcgggccaaggatgctgctccCGGC TTCCTTCTCGATGGAAAGGTCTTGGTACTGACTGATTTTCAG ACCTCCACATCCTCAGGGCTTGGCTCCACGGCTCCACCCCCGCCCTGGCCAGTGGGGAGTACCAGCGAAACCTCAGGTGGCCCGGATTTGAGTGACAGCCTCTCCTCAGGGAGTGCTGCGGTCCAGCCCCCACTTCGTAAG AGCCGAGTCCGTGTGAGGCGGGCCAGTATCTCGGAACCCAGTGATACGGACCCAGAGCCCCGGACTCTGGACCCCTCCCCGGCTG GATGGTTTGTGCAGCAGCATCGGGAACTTGAACTCATGAACAGCTTCCGGAAACGGTTCGGCCGTGATTGGCTGCAGTATAGGAATCACCTGGAGACCTCTGGGACCCCCGTTGTGGCTGCCTCCGAGACCCCTGCCCTCAGCACCCTGCGCCCAGATGCCCTGAGCCCAGAGACTGCACCTGGCCCTCCGCCCCCAGAGAAGGAGTCACCCGAGGAAATGGCAGAGGAAGTCAGCGTGGAACCAGAGccacaggaggaagaggagatggaagaacagggaaaagaggaggaaggaaaggaggaggaggaggagcagagtgAAGTAGAAG CGGAGCTCTGTCGCCCCATGTTGGTGTGTCCCCTGGAGGGCCCTGAGGGCGTTCGGGGCCGGGAACGCTTTCTCCGGATCACTTCTGGCCACCTGATTGAGGTGGAGCTCCAAGCGGCTCGAACCCTGGAACGGCTCGAGCTCCAGAGTCTGGAGGCAGCTGAGGTGGAGCCCGAGACCCCAACCCGGAGAGAACCAGTGCCCGAG GGTGCAGACCCGCTCCCCGGAGCCCCCGTCCTCGTGCTGCGCTTCTCCTACATTTGCCCTGACCGCCAGTGGCGTCGCTATGTGGTGCTGGAGCCTGATGCCCACGCGGCCATCCAG GAACTGCTTGCTGTGTTGAGCCCAGCAGCCAGCGTGGCTCAGCGTCAGCTTGGGGAGGCAAGGGACCCGCTGGCGGGCAGACTCCAGTGTCTGCGTTGTCGCCACGAGTTCAAGCCAGAGGAGCCCAGGCTGGGACTGGACAGTGAGGAAGGCTGGaggcctgtgtgggggaagacaG AATCTCCTGCAGTGTGTCCGAACTGTGGTAGTGATCATGTGGTtctcctggctctgtccctgggCACCCCCAACATGGAGCGGAGAAAGGGAGAGCCATCGCCAGCTCCTTCGCCATCTCCCAGTGCTGGGCATGACCCTCCTGGCCGCAGTGACCACAGCGACAGGGCCGACAGTGCCCCGTCTCAGGCACCAGTCTCCCATGACCACCACAGTTGGAGCCTTAGTCCCC CCCCTGAGCGCTGTGGCCTCCGCTCTGTGGACCACCGGCTCCGGCTCTTCCTGGACGTGGAGGTGTTCACTGATGCCCAGGAGGAGTTCCAGTGCTGCGTCAAG GTGCCACTGCTGTTGGCAGGCCACCCTGGGGAGTTTCTGTGTCTCGTGGTTGTGTCTGACCACAGGCTTTATGTGTTGAAGGTGACAGGGGAGATCTG CGGGCCTCCAGCTAGCTGGCTACAGCCAACCCTGGCTGTTCCCCTGCAGGATCTGAGCGGCATAGAGCTGGGCCTAGCAGGACAGAGCCTGCGGCTGGAGTGGGCGGGTGGAGCGGGCAGCTGTGTTCTGCTGCCCCGAGATGCCAAGCATTGCCGGGCCTTCCTAGAGGAGCTCAGCG ATGTCTTGCAGTCTCTGCCCTCAACCCGGAGGAGCAGCATTAGCACCACACAGGAGGAGGTAACCCCGAAGCACCGGCTCTG GCCATTGCTGGAAAGAGACTCTTCCTCCGAGCCTCGCCGGTTCTTCTACCTTCGGGTCTTCCTGGTTGAAG GCTCTGCTACCTGCCCTGTGTCCCTGTTGCTGACTCTCTCCACCCTGTACTTGTTGGATGAGGACCTTGTAGGGTTCCAGGCAGAGCCGCCTCTTGCAGCAGCATCTGGAGAGGCCTCTGAGAAGGCCCCACCCTCTGGGCCAGGCCCTTCCATGCGTGTCCGGGAGCAGCAGCCTCTCAGCAGTCTGAGCTCCGTGTTGCTCTACCGCACGGCCCCGGAGGAGCTGCGGCTGGTCTTCTACGATgag GTGTCCCGGCTGGAGAGTTTTTGGGCCCTCCGCGTTGTGTGTCCAGAGCAGCTGACAGCCCTGCTGGCCTGGATCCGGGAGCCCTGGGAGGAGCTGTTTTCCATTGGACTCCGGACTGTGACCCAAGAGGCTCTAGACCTTGACCG gtatcaataa